Proteins from a single region of Psychrobacter cryohalolentis K5:
- a CDS encoding cytochrome b has product MGKKLMHWVDARFPATETYEYHMSKYYAPKNFNFWYFFGVLSMVVLVNQLVTGIWLTMMYNPSAEGAFASVEYIMRDVKGGWLIRYMHSTGASAFFVVVYLHMFRALLYGSYQKPRELIWLIGMGIYLALMAEGFFGYLLPWGNMSFWGAQVILNLPAALPVIGDGLAEWVRGDYIISGITLNRFFALHVVAIPLVLVGLVFMHLVALHHVGSNNPDGIDIKKLKDKNGVPLDGIEFHPYYTVHDMVGIVVFFILFFAVVFFFPEGGGFFLEPPNFETANSLKTPAHIAPVWYYTPFYAILRAVPDKLGGVIAMGAAIAVLFLIPWLDRSPVRSIRYKGILSKIALTVFAISFLVLGYLGATPTTPTATIMARIFTILYFLFFLLMPFYTAIEKCKQPPERVTGGH; this is encoded by the coding sequence ATGGGTAAAAAGTTAATGCATTGGGTGGACGCGCGCTTTCCTGCGACTGAAACCTACGAATATCATATGTCAAAGTACTATGCACCAAAGAACTTTAACTTTTGGTACTTCTTTGGCGTGTTATCAATGGTGGTACTGGTCAATCAGTTAGTAACTGGTATTTGGCTGACGATGATGTATAACCCAAGTGCCGAAGGGGCATTTGCGTCTGTTGAATATATCATGCGTGATGTTAAGGGTGGCTGGCTCATCCGTTATATGCACTCGACTGGCGCATCTGCGTTCTTCGTAGTTGTTTACTTGCATATGTTCAGAGCCTTGCTATATGGTTCATACCAAAAACCGCGTGAGCTTATTTGGCTCATCGGTATGGGTATTTACTTAGCATTGATGGCAGAAGGTTTCTTCGGTTACCTACTTCCTTGGGGCAACATGTCGTTCTGGGGTGCTCAGGTTATTCTAAACCTACCTGCGGCTCTGCCTGTGATTGGCGATGGTCTTGCTGAGTGGGTTCGTGGTGATTATATTATTTCAGGTATCACGCTAAACCGCTTCTTTGCTCTACACGTTGTGGCGATTCCGCTTGTACTTGTGGGCTTAGTCTTTATGCATTTAGTGGCTCTGCATCATGTGGGTTCTAATAACCCTGATGGTATTGACATTAAGAAGCTAAAAGACAAAAACGGCGTGCCATTAGATGGTATCGAATTCCATCCGTACTACACCGTACACGATATGGTGGGTATTGTTGTCTTCTTTATCTTATTCTTTGCTGTGGTATTCTTCTTCCCAGAAGGCGGCGGCTTCTTCCTTGAGCCACCAAACTTTGAGACTGCCAACTCACTAAAAACACCAGCGCATATTGCACCGGTATGGTATTACACGCCTTTCTATGCCATCTTACGTGCCGTTCCTGATAAGCTTGGTGGTGTGATTGCGATGGGTGCTGCTATTGCCGTATTGTTCTTAATACCTTGGCTTGATAGATCGCCAGTACGCTCGATACGTTATAAAGGCATTTTATCTAAAATCGCTTTAACCGTGTTTGCTATTAGTTTCTTAGTATTGGGTTATTTAGGTGCGACGCCTACCACTCCAACAGCAACCATAATGGCTCGTATCTTTACCATATTGTATTTCTTGTTCTTCTTATTGATGCCGTTTTACACTGCCATTGAGAAGTGTAAACAGCCACCAGAACGCGTTACCGGAGGTCACTAA